Part of the Solidesulfovibrio fructosivorans JJ] genome is shown below.
GGTGCTGGCCCGGGTGAAGGTCCACATCCGGCTGCGCCGGGGCATGCGCGCCCTGCTCGCCCAGCAGGCGGCCAAGCTGGCCCAGATCCGCGACGCCCAGCAGGCCATACTGGCCTGTCCGGCCGACCTGCCCGAGGCGCGCTTCGCCGTGCGCTACGAGCCGGCGCTGGAGGCCGGCGGCGACTTCTACGACGTGTTCCCCTGGACGGGCACGGTCATGGGCTACTTCATGGCCGACATCTCGGGCCACGATCTCGGCGCGTCGTTCGTCACCTCGTCGCTCAAGGCCCTGCTGCGCCAGAACACGGGGCCGCTTTTCACCCCGGTGGAGACGCTCAAAAACATCAACAGCGTGCTGGCCTCGCTGCTTCGCGACGGCAAGCATCTCACCGCCGCCCTGGTCTGCCTCAACCGCGCCCGCAGAAAGCTCACCCTGGTAAACGGCGGCCATCCGCCCCCCATCCTGGTCGAGGCCGAAAGCGCCCGGACCAGCCTGCTCGCCGCCGACGGCGACGTGCTCGGCGTGTTCGCCTCGGTGCAGTTCGGCCGGATCGAGCGGCCCGTCGCGCCGGGGGACAGGCTCTATCTCTACACCGACGGCCTGATCGAGCGGTTCGGCCCAGGGGGCAAGGCGCGCGAACAAGGCCTGGCCGAGCTTCTGGCCGCCTGCGCCTCCGTGGCCGGCCGGCCCCTCGAAGAGGCGGTCGACGCGGTGATGCGGGGCGTCCTTGACGCCGGCCGGCCGGCCGACGATATGGTGCTCATGGGGATCGAGGTGTGACGGCCATGTTCGAGAAGCAATCCTTTCCCGGCGGCATGCGCCTGCGCTTCTCGGCTACGTTGCCCCTGCTCGACCGGGCCGTGGACGAAACGGTGCGCTTCGTGACCGGCCAGAACGCCAGCGGAAGCCTGTTCGACGTCAAGCTGTTGTTGCGCGAGGCGCTGTTAAACGCCGTGGTCCACGGGAGCCGCAGCGACCCCGAACGCCATGTGAGCCTCGAGGTCCGGGCCTTCGAAGGGCGGCTGACCCTCGTCGTCACCGACCAGGGGCCGGGCTTCGACTGGCGCGCCGGGCTGGCCAGCATGGCCCCGCCCGAGGCCACCAGCGGCCGGGGGCTCACCATCCTCACCCTGTACGCCGACGACGTGCGCTACAACGCCGCCGGCAACGCCGTGACGCTTGCCAAGGCCGTACCCGGTCTGCGCGGGCCGGCGGCCGCCCCGGAAGACGGGGACAACATCCAGCGGAGCACCGATATGGACGACATTCGCATCGAGGACGGCACGGCCGTCGTTTCCCCGGCGGGGGACATCGTCGCCTCCGTGGCCGACGCGCTTCGCGCCCGGTTCAAGGAGCTGCTGCAGGAACATCCCGGCGGCCTCGTCATCGACCTGGCCCGGGTGGAACTGATCGACTCCGTGGGCATCGGCCTTCTCATCGCCGTGCACAACACGCTCGGCAAAAAGGGCGGCCGGCTGGTCCTTCGCAACGTCAACCCCGACCTAGCGGCGCTTTTGCGCACCATGCGCCTGGACAAGCATTTTCAGGTCGAAACCGCTTCGTGACGCGTGCTTGAACAAGACGCCGGCATTATGCGATATCGCAAGCATATGCACCTCATGCGCAACGAACGGGGAGCAGCGGACGTCGGAGACGGACCACAACCGGAAGCGAGGCAGCCATGGACGCAATGGACGACGAAATCATGGCCATGTTCGTGGAGGACACCCGCGAACATCTGGCCGACATCGAATCGGCGCTCATGGACATGGAGAGCGACGGCGCGGACATCGACGAGGAACTCGTCAACAAGGTCTTCCGGGCCGCCCATTCCATCAAGGGCGGGGCGAGCTTTTTAAATCTCAACAACATCCGCGATCTGGCCCACAAGCTGGAAAACGTCCTGCACATGGTGCGCAGCCGCGAACTGGCGCCCGACACCAGGATCATCAACCGGCTGCTGGCCGGCTTCGACCGTCTGCTCGGCCTGGTGGAGGACGCCGCGACCAGCGACGCCGCGGACATCGCCGACGTGCTCGCCGCCCTTTCCGGGATCACGACCGAGCACCTGTCTTCCGAAGCCAGGGCCGAGGCCGCCGCCGCCATCCCCATCGCCCTTCCCGGCGGCGAGGTCGTCTTCACCGAGGACCGGCTCAGCCTGCGCCAGGCCACAGCCGGCGGCAAGAACCTCTACCTCGTGGAGTACGACCTCATCCACGACGTCCAGGCCCGGGGCAAGACGCCGCTCGACATCATCACCACCATGGAATCGAGCGGACTCATCGTGGACTGCCGCATGGAGCTCGCCGCCGTGGGCGACCTGGACGCCCCGCCGGTCAACCGCATCCCGTTTTACGTGCTTTTCGCCTCCATCGTCGAACCGGACATCGTGGGCTACCTCTTCGCCCTGGACGCCGCCCGC
Proteins encoded:
- a CDS encoding PP2C family protein-serine/threonine phosphatase; translated protein: MEHPTSGSEGDKSRPPRVLIVDDEAINLETLAWMLREAGFEPLRADCGRIGREIAARDQPDLIILDIVMPGESGFETCGKLTADPATADIPIIFISGLDDVDNKVKGLRMGAVDYVPKPFAREEVLARVKVHIRLRRGMRALLAQQAAKLAQIRDAQQAILACPADLPEARFAVRYEPALEAGGDFYDVFPWTGTVMGYFMADISGHDLGASFVTSSLKALLRQNTGPLFTPVETLKNINSVLASLLRDGKHLTAALVCLNRARRKLTLVNGGHPPPILVEAESARTSLLAADGDVLGVFASVQFGRIERPVAPGDRLYLYTDGLIERFGPGGKAREQGLAELLAACASVAGRPLEEAVDAVMRGVLDAGRPADDMVLMGIEV
- a CDS encoding ATP-binding protein, whose translation is MFEKQSFPGGMRLRFSATLPLLDRAVDETVRFVTGQNASGSLFDVKLLLREALLNAVVHGSRSDPERHVSLEVRAFEGRLTLVVTDQGPGFDWRAGLASMAPPEATSGRGLTILTLYADDVRYNAAGNAVTLAKAVPGLRGPAAAPEDGDNIQRSTDMDDIRIEDGTAVVSPAGDIVASVADALRARFKELLQEHPGGLVIDLARVELIDSVGIGLLIAVHNTLGKKGGRLVLRNVNPDLAALLRTMRLDKHFQVETAS
- a CDS encoding Hpt domain-containing protein: MDAMDDEIMAMFVEDTREHLADIESALMDMESDGADIDEELVNKVFRAAHSIKGGASFLNLNNIRDLAHKLENVLHMVRSRELAPDTRIINRLLAGFDRLLGLVEDAATSDAADIADVLAALSGITTEHLSSEARAEAAAAIPIALPGGEVVFTEDRLSLRQATAGGKNLYLVEYDLIHDVQARGKTPLDIITTMESSGLIVDCRMELAAVGDLDAPPVNRIPFYVLFASIVEPDIVGYLFALDAARIHPVDAATLAEAPAAGGDAAAVRKTFGDWELTVTGASATLRLAAGARADAASAREALLAALARGAGASLVLPAPGEIDLTFLQVLVAAAKSFAARGLPLGHDDGAPAALAETAARAGVTPASLAEAGVTDKLFFAS